In Dehalobacter sp., the following proteins share a genomic window:
- a CDS encoding DUF2634 domain-containing protein, translating into MGELIFPFILGTVTSENATASNQTTIPREYAWDFDRDCFQLVDGKLSTVTGQDAVKTWAMKALRVPRYRYLAYSWNYGHELEDLFGQSLSKEAALSEAKRYISEALLVNPHIRDIKNLKVNLEETTLKVSCSLITDDGEVNVVV; encoded by the coding sequence ATGGGTGAGTTAATTTTCCCATTTATCCTGGGAACTGTTACATCAGAAAATGCCACAGCAAGTAATCAAACAACCATACCAAGGGAATACGCCTGGGATTTCGACCGCGACTGTTTTCAATTGGTCGACGGAAAGCTAAGCACCGTAACCGGGCAGGATGCAGTGAAAACCTGGGCCATGAAAGCCTTACGTGTGCCAAGGTACAGATATTTGGCTTATTCCTGGAATTACGGCCATGAACTGGAGGATCTTTTTGGCCAAAGTTTAAGCAAAGAGGCGGCCTTGAGTGAAGCGAAGCGGTACATTTCAGAGGCCTTGCTGGTCAATCCGCATATCCGAGATATTAAAAATTTAAAGGTCAATTTGGAGGAAACGACATTGAAAGTGTCGTGCAGCCTTATAACCGACGATGGGGAGGTGAATGTTGTTGTTTGA
- a CDS encoding DUF2577 domain-containing protein produces the protein MEPKNPYSELVMLMQAQGAKYNPPYIRVGQVTNPPPKLRIKMGDLQLDQENLLISDVLLDHDRQATLNATEGYGETTEGVLQVGNCLQKGSFVALLPLEKEQTYIVLSKVVTPNG, from the coding sequence ATGGAACCGAAGAACCCTTATTCAGAATTGGTAATGCTGATGCAGGCCCAGGGAGCAAAATATAATCCGCCCTATATCCGTGTCGGCCAGGTGACGAATCCGCCGCCGAAGCTCCGGATCAAAATGGGCGACCTTCAGCTCGATCAGGAAAACCTGCTGATCTCCGATGTTCTGCTTGACCATGATCGGCAGGCTACCCTTAATGCAACTGAAGGCTATGGGGAAACCACCGAGGGTGTGCTTCAGGTTGGGAACTGTCTGCAAAAAGGATCTTTTGTTGCTTTGCTTCCTTTGGAAAAAGAACAAACCTATATCGTTTTAAGCAAGGTGGTGACCCCAAATGGGTGA
- a CDS encoding LysM peptidoglycan-binding domain-containing protein has translation MEFWLKNYNNTETLQLPVPPSSFDITQGNLNTTVNIQDAGEINLIGKEKLATITLNSFFPKEAYYFCQYSGFPSPYDCVSRIESWRKSGKPVRLIITSTDINISASIERFQYGEKGEGTGDVYFTLELKEYRQITAQTESITSSTSPSQSQNSRSSDRNVPSSYTVKSGDTLWAIAKRFYGNGAKYPTLAAKNNIKNPSLIYAGQVLKL, from the coding sequence ATGGAATTTTGGCTCAAAAACTACAATAATACGGAGACACTGCAGCTTCCAGTTCCACCATCTTCCTTTGATATTACTCAGGGTAATCTTAATACAACGGTTAACATACAGGATGCCGGGGAAATCAACCTGATTGGCAAAGAAAAGCTGGCGACGATCACCTTGAACTCTTTCTTTCCAAAGGAAGCGTATTATTTTTGCCAGTATAGCGGATTCCCGTCTCCTTATGACTGTGTCAGCCGCATTGAAAGCTGGCGGAAGTCCGGAAAACCGGTCAGACTGATTATTACCTCTACGGACATCAATATTTCGGCGTCCATAGAGAGATTTCAGTACGGCGAAAAGGGAGAAGGTACCGGAGATGTTTATTTCACACTTGAACTGAAGGAATATCGGCAAATCACTGCGCAGACGGAATCAATAACATCTTCGACAAGTCCATCGCAATCCCAAAACTCCAGATCATCCGACAGAAATGTGCCCTCATCCTACACCGTAAAATCGGGAGATACTTTGTGGGCTATTGCCAAAAGGTTCTATGGCAATGGGGCAAAGTATCCGACTCTGGCAGCGAAGAATAACATCAAAAATCCAAGTCTGATCTATGCTGGGCAGGTGCTGAAGCTATGA
- a CDS encoding phage tail tube protein, which yields MALSPERIINGTHGEVWLDDEKVAECSGLQAKINLMKSDVQICGRMAKGYKVTGWEGKGSLKLHKVSSRMINKIAQDIKNGKGTICTIVSKLADPDAYGSERVALKNVMFDEVSLADWEAGKNGEETIPFTFSDFDLLDVIDPGMVQG from the coding sequence ATGGCACTGAGTCCTGAAAGAATTATAAACGGAACTCACGGCGAAGTTTGGCTGGATGATGAAAAGGTGGCAGAATGCAGCGGCCTTCAGGCCAAGATTAATCTGATGAAAAGTGATGTCCAGATCTGCGGCCGAATGGCGAAAGGATATAAGGTCACCGGATGGGAAGGCAAAGGAAGCCTGAAGCTGCATAAGGTTTCCAGCCGGATGATCAATAAGATCGCGCAGGACATAAAAAATGGCAAGGGGACCATCTGTACGATTGTTTCCAAGCTGGCGGACCCCGATGCCTATGGCTCGGAACGTGTCGCCCTAAAGAATGTGATGTTTGACGAAGTATCCCTGGCCGACTGGGAAGCAGGGAAAAACGGCGAGGAGACGATTCCGTTTACCTTCAGTGATTTTGATTTGCTGGATGTGATTGATCCGGGGATGGTTCAAGGGTAA
- a CDS encoding phage tail sheath subtilisin-like domain-containing protein, translating into MPLPKINILFQEAANTAILRGERGIVALILKDSVHNGANVYETSSDIPADLSTANKEQLQLALTGGVNPPLKLLVYILPTTAENYTDAQTYLEGSQWNYLAVPGISSADAASMATWLKGLRGTQNLRVKVVLPNAAADHEGIINFATDSIVIGGSTYSAANYCSRIAGILAGNPLSISSTFQVLSEVDDVPHLTNSQFDTAIDAGKLMLMNDGEKVKIARAVNSLTTTTADKGAAFKKIKLVDIMDMIYADIKKTTNDAYIGKLPNTYDNKCLLITAIRAYYESLENQQLLDRGKNSVDIDIAAQKTYLQSVGVDTSTMTDQQIKEANTGDKIFLSGPIKIVDAIEDFELKISI; encoded by the coding sequence ATGCCATTACCCAAAATCAACATTCTATTTCAGGAGGCTGCAAATACAGCCATCCTCCGAGGAGAGCGCGGAATTGTGGCACTAATCCTGAAAGATAGTGTCCACAATGGAGCCAATGTCTACGAAACGAGCAGTGATATTCCCGCAGATCTCAGCACCGCGAACAAGGAACAACTTCAGCTGGCTTTAACCGGCGGGGTGAATCCGCCGTTGAAGCTTTTGGTCTATATCCTGCCAACCACAGCCGAGAATTACACGGATGCTCAGACCTATTTGGAAGGGTCGCAATGGAACTATCTAGCAGTCCCTGGGATCAGCTCTGCTGATGCAGCTTCGATGGCAACCTGGCTCAAAGGCTTAAGAGGCACACAAAACCTCAGAGTCAAAGTCGTTCTGCCGAATGCAGCTGCCGACCACGAAGGAATTATCAATTTTGCCACAGATAGTATCGTGATCGGCGGATCCACATACAGCGCGGCAAATTATTGCTCCAGGATTGCTGGAATTTTGGCAGGAAATCCGCTTTCAATCAGTTCGACGTTCCAGGTCTTGTCCGAAGTTGACGATGTTCCGCATTTAACAAACAGTCAGTTTGACACGGCGATCGATGCCGGGAAACTGATGCTGATGAATGATGGAGAAAAGGTGAAGATTGCGCGCGCTGTCAACAGTCTGACCACGACGACTGCGGATAAAGGTGCAGCCTTTAAGAAGATCAAGCTTGTGGACATCATGGATATGATCTATGCCGATATTAAGAAGACCACGAATGATGCGTATATTGGGAAACTGCCTAATACTTACGACAATAAATGCCTGCTGATTACCGCGATCCGGGCCTACTACGAATCTCTGGAAAACCAGCAGCTGCTGGACCGCGGGAAAAATTCTGTCGATATCGACATTGCCGCCCAGAAAACTTACCTGCAGTCCGTTGGGGTAGATACCAGTACAATGACAGATCAGCAAATCAAAGAGGCCAATACCGGAGACAAGATCTTCCTTTCCGGACCGATCAAAATCGTCGATGCGATCGAAGATTTCGAACTGAAAATCAGCATCTAA
- a CDS encoding M23 family metallopeptidase: MMPLKSASVSYPYGVKNSVYGKGYHEGIDLVSENRAIYVAVAGAVIKAVYAGGQGADPAGWGNYVILRTRNGNYDLIHAHLASVKVSRGQTVNEGTILGMMGRTGNTTGPHLHFEVRRAPWTNNNEINPAVFLGIENKEGPVKNISANSSEEGKKVVQNIILCNPGPDERAAAYLADHLKAPVCYLANVTKEFIDCAEKVYVIGNDYQAAEKSINIIGADRYDTCQKVLDICKGK, translated from the coding sequence ATGATGCCTTTAAAGTCAGCAAGCGTATCTTACCCCTATGGTGTCAAAAATAGTGTATATGGTAAAGGCTATCACGAGGGAATTGATCTGGTCTCAGAAAATAGAGCCATATATGTTGCTGTTGCGGGCGCTGTCATTAAGGCAGTCTATGCCGGTGGTCAGGGTGCAGATCCGGCAGGGTGGGGAAATTACGTTATCCTGAGAACCAGGAATGGCAATTACGATTTGATCCATGCCCATCTTGCCTCCGTGAAGGTGAGTCGCGGACAGACAGTCAATGAAGGTACCATTCTCGGTATGATGGGCAGAACCGGAAACACCACCGGCCCTCATCTTCATTTTGAGGTCAGAAGAGCGCCCTGGACAAACAATAACGAAATTAATCCAGCTGTTTTTCTGGGGATAGAGAACAAAGAAGGACCTGTAAAAAATATTTCTGCGAATTCAAGTGAGGAGGGAAAAAAGGTGGTTCAAAACATTATTTTATGCAATCCGGGCCCCGATGAAAGAGCAGCAGCTTATCTGGCAGATCATTTAAAGGCACCGGTATGTTACCTCGCAAATGTGACGAAAGAGTTCATTGACTGTGCAGAAAAAGTCTATGTGATCGGCAACGATTATCAAGCAGCAGAAAAATCAATTAATATCATTGGTGCGGACCGTTACGATACCTGCCAAAAAGTGCTTGATATCTGTAAAGGCAAGTAA
- the lexA gene encoding transcriptional repressor LexA: protein MSFGETLKYLRRTKKITQNQLALHLEVSRSALSLYELGLREPDYKFLQKVSDFFGISLDSLLGKNPAMNELPNFNNGHTIPDLAMVPIVGRVPAGTPAIPFEDIEDYLPVPRSFVREDELVFALKIKGDSMIDLEINNGDLVLVRKQQTAQNGQTVIARINGEEVTCKRFYNVDNRITLEPANPTYRALEPDHVEIVGVVFKVIKDIF, encoded by the coding sequence GTGAGTTTTGGTGAAACTTTAAAATATTTGCGCCGGACGAAGAAAATTACGCAGAACCAGTTGGCCTTACACCTGGAGGTATCGCGTTCAGCTTTGTCTTTGTATGAACTTGGTTTAAGAGAACCGGATTATAAATTTCTGCAGAAAGTCTCCGATTTTTTTGGGATCTCTCTGGATAGTCTGCTGGGCAAAAACCCTGCGATGAACGAACTGCCGAATTTTAATAACGGGCATACCATTCCTGATCTTGCTATGGTTCCAATCGTCGGCCGAGTCCCCGCCGGAACCCCGGCCATTCCTTTCGAAGATATTGAAGATTATTTGCCGGTTCCCCGTTCGTTTGTCCGCGAAGATGAATTGGTCTTTGCCCTGAAGATTAAAGGCGATTCGATGATTGATTTAGAAATCAATAACGGCGACCTTGTGCTGGTAAGAAAACAGCAAACGGCCCAAAACGGGCAGACGGTAATAGCCAGGATCAACGGGGAAGAAGTGACCTGCAAAAGGTTTTACAATGTTGATAATCGAATTACGCTTGAACCGGCCAACCCTACCTACCGGGCGTTGGAACCTGATCATGTTGAAATTGTTGGCGTTGTGTTCAAAGTCATCAAAGATATCTTCTAA
- a CDS encoding methylenetetrahydrofolate reductase codes for MKISELFKTGKPTLSFEYFPARTEKNAETLEKTLDVLAGLNPSFVSVTFGAGGSTREGSYELVKKLKQEKRLEVVAYLAAYGLRLDEVAAVLDAYQDLGIENILALRGDLGKDGAKEIPTDTIHYAYELVTFAKKNYNFCIGVAGYPEGHLEAPSLEKDIEYLKYKVDQGADFVIANFFHDNIYFYHLLERCQKSGITVPVIPGLMPVYSVKMMEMLAANCGATIPEQLKKGIAALPEGDADALLEFGTQYAVAQCEELLQEGACGLHFYTMDRSESTAGIVKILREKGLL; via the coding sequence ATGAAAATATCTGAATTATTCAAAACCGGCAAGCCAACCTTATCTTTTGAATATTTTCCCGCACGGACGGAAAAAAATGCAGAAACCCTCGAAAAGACACTTGATGTCTTAGCAGGCCTTAATCCGAGTTTTGTTTCGGTCACCTTCGGGGCAGGTGGGTCAACAAGGGAAGGATCTTATGAACTGGTCAAGAAACTGAAGCAGGAGAAAAGGCTCGAAGTTGTTGCCTATCTCGCGGCTTATGGTTTAAGGCTGGACGAAGTGGCTGCAGTGCTGGATGCTTACCAGGACCTTGGGATTGAGAACATCCTGGCGCTGCGCGGAGATCTGGGCAAAGACGGAGCGAAGGAAATTCCTACGGATACCATTCACTACGCTTATGAGCTCGTAACGTTTGCCAAAAAGAATTATAACTTTTGCATAGGGGTAGCAGGATATCCCGAGGGTCATCTTGAGGCGCCAAGTTTGGAAAAGGATATTGAATATTTAAAGTATAAGGTGGATCAAGGCGCGGATTTTGTCATTGCCAACTTCTTTCATGACAATATTTACTTCTATCATTTGCTGGAGCGTTGCCAAAAGAGCGGCATTACCGTTCCTGTTATTCCCGGACTGATGCCTGTCTATAGTGTCAAAATGATGGAAATGCTTGCAGCAAACTGTGGCGCAACCATACCGGAACAATTGAAAAAAGGAATCGCTGCATTGCCGGAAGGTGATGCGGATGCCTTGTTGGAATTTGGTACTCAATACGCTGTGGCACAGTGCGAAGAACTCCTCCAAGAAGGAGCCTGCGGCCTCCATTTCTACACTATGGACCGCAGCGAATCAACAGCTGGTATTGTTAAAATCCTGCGAGAGAAGGGCTTGCTGTGA
- the carB gene encoding carbamoyl-phosphate synthase large subunit, whose amino-acid sequence MPKRTDVNKILIIGSGPIVIGQACEFDYSGTQACKALRKLGYKIVLVNSNPATIMTDPGIADVTYIEPLNLESLTKIIAKERPDALLPNLGGQSALNLSSELHQAGVLTKYNVKVIGVQLDAIERGEDRIAFKETMNRLGIEMPLSKAAYSVEEAEAIAQELGYPVVIRPAYTMGGTGGGLVYNAEELNVIASRGIAASLVGQILVEESVLGWEELELEVIRDAKNQMITVCFIENIDAIGVHTGDSFCSAPMLTISPELQERLQKYSYSVVEAIEVIGGTNVQFAHDPKTGRVVIIEINPRTSRSSALASKATGLPIALISSMLAAGLTLDEIPYWRDGSLDKYTPSGDYVVIKFARWAFEKFPGSVDKLGTQMRAVGEVMSIGKNYKEAVQKSIRSLEINRYGLGFAKDFHQRSLDELMALLTEPTSERQFILYEALRKGADIHDLYALTYIKPYFLQQMKELVLLEEEILKYSGQKLPDELLTQAKKDGFADRYLAMLLNLSEAEIRKQRAALGVVEGWEAVPVSGVEDAYYYFSTYNAPDKTTSSNHPKVMILGGGPNRIGQGIEFDYCCVHTAFALRDLGYETVIVNCNPETVSTDYDTSDKLYFEPLTVEDVLSIYEKEKPLGVIVQFGGQTPLNIADELKKAGVKILGTTPETIALAEDRDLFRKMMEKLDIPMPESGMAVNLEEALVIADRIGYPLMVRPSFVLGGRGMEVVHDAEMLSRYMAAAVGVTPDRPILIDRFLSNAIEAEADAIADGKDAFVPTVMEHIELAGIHSGDSACVIPPISIPEKHLATIVEYTKKIAQEMNVIGLMNMQYAIADDNVYVLEANPRASRTVPLVSKVCNISMARIATEIMMAVNDGKETSVKNLTSKTVPYFGVKEAVFPFNMFTEVDPVLGPEMRSTGEVLGLADSFGLAYYKAQEATKSPLPESGTVLISVNDDDKPAALDIARNFTQIGFKIMATEGTHKFLLENGIEAEKIKKLYEGRPNIVDSITNKEIHLVINSPSGKRSKHEDAYIRKAAIKYKVPYITTMTAAAASAKGIAAYGANGASGITLKSLQEYHAEIKRF is encoded by the coding sequence ATGCCAAAAAGAACCGATGTTAATAAGATCCTGATTATTGGGTCAGGTCCCATCGTGATCGGACAAGCCTGCGAGTTTGACTATTCGGGGACCCAGGCCTGTAAAGCGCTTCGCAAACTGGGCTACAAGATCGTACTGGTCAATTCCAATCCTGCCACCATCATGACAGACCCCGGAATTGCTGATGTCACCTATATCGAACCATTAAACCTTGAAAGTCTGACGAAAATCATTGCCAAAGAACGTCCCGATGCCCTGCTGCCGAATTTGGGTGGTCAGTCGGCCTTGAACCTTTCCTCGGAGCTGCACCAGGCAGGCGTCCTTACGAAGTATAACGTTAAGGTCATCGGTGTTCAGCTGGACGCGATTGAACGTGGTGAAGACCGAATTGCTTTCAAAGAAACCATGAACAGGCTCGGCATTGAAATGCCCCTCAGCAAAGCGGCCTACAGCGTAGAAGAGGCTGAAGCGATTGCCCAGGAACTCGGGTATCCGGTCGTTATCCGCCCGGCCTACACCATGGGCGGAACGGGGGGCGGTCTGGTTTACAATGCTGAAGAACTGAACGTAATTGCGAGCCGCGGTATTGCCGCAAGCCTGGTCGGTCAGATCCTGGTGGAAGAATCCGTACTTGGCTGGGAAGAACTCGAGCTCGAAGTCATCCGTGATGCCAAAAACCAGATGATCACCGTATGTTTTATTGAAAATATCGATGCGATCGGTGTCCACACCGGCGATTCTTTTTGTTCGGCCCCAATGCTGACGATCAGTCCTGAGCTTCAGGAGCGCCTGCAAAAATATTCTTATTCTGTCGTCGAAGCCATTGAAGTCATTGGCGGCACCAATGTGCAGTTTGCGCACGATCCGAAGACCGGTCGGGTCGTCATCATTGAGATCAACCCGCGTACTTCCCGATCCTCAGCATTGGCCTCCAAAGCAACAGGTTTGCCGATTGCGCTGATCTCTTCCATGCTGGCGGCAGGGCTGACCCTGGACGAAATTCCGTACTGGAGAGACGGCTCTCTGGACAAATATACACCTTCAGGCGACTACGTTGTTATCAAGTTTGCACGCTGGGCGTTCGAAAAATTCCCGGGTTCCGTGGACAAGCTTGGTACCCAGATGCGCGCCGTCGGCGAAGTCATGAGTATCGGGAAAAATTACAAAGAAGCGGTGCAAAAGTCCATTCGCTCTCTCGAGATCAACCGTTACGGCCTAGGCTTTGCGAAAGATTTCCACCAGCGGTCTCTGGACGAACTGATGGCCTTGCTAACTGAACCAACCAGCGAGCGTCAGTTTATCCTTTACGAAGCACTGCGCAAAGGCGCAGATATCCATGATCTGTACGCTTTGACCTATATCAAGCCTTACTTCCTGCAGCAGATGAAAGAACTTGTGCTGCTGGAAGAAGAAATCTTAAAATACAGCGGCCAAAAGCTGCCGGATGAACTGCTGACTCAGGCCAAAAAGGACGGCTTTGCAGACCGTTACCTTGCAATGCTCTTAAACTTAAGTGAAGCGGAGATTCGCAAACAGAGAGCTGCTCTGGGGGTAGTGGAAGGCTGGGAAGCTGTTCCAGTAAGCGGCGTTGAAGATGCCTACTATTATTTCTCTACCTATAATGCTCCCGACAAGACCACAAGCAGCAACCACCCAAAGGTAATGATCCTCGGCGGCGGACCGAACCGGATCGGTCAGGGCATAGAGTTCGACTACTGCTGCGTGCATACCGCCTTTGCGCTGCGTGATCTTGGCTATGAGACCGTCATCGTGAACTGTAATCCCGAAACGGTCTCCACGGACTACGATACCTCCGATAAACTTTATTTTGAACCGCTTACCGTCGAAGATGTTCTGAGCATCTACGAAAAAGAAAAACCACTCGGCGTAATCGTGCAGTTTGGCGGCCAGACACCACTGAACATTGCAGATGAGCTCAAAAAAGCCGGTGTCAAGATTCTCGGTACAACGCCGGAGACCATCGCGCTGGCTGAAGACCGTGATTTGTTCCGTAAGATGATGGAAAAGCTGGATATTCCGATGCCGGAATCCGGAATGGCCGTCAACCTGGAAGAGGCCCTTGTTATCGCTGACCGGATTGGTTATCCTTTGATGGTCCGCCCTTCATTTGTTCTGGGTGGACGCGGCATGGAAGTTGTTCACGACGCGGAGATGCTAAGCCGTTACATGGCAGCTGCGGTAGGTGTGACGCCCGACCGGCCGATTCTGATCGACCGTTTCCTGAGCAATGCGATCGAAGCGGAAGCCGACGCGATTGCGGACGGCAAGGATGCTTTTGTACCGACCGTCATGGAACATATCGAACTGGCCGGTATCCACTCCGGAGACTCGGCCTGCGTCATCCCGCCGATCAGCATCCCTGAAAAACACCTCGCGACGATTGTGGAATACACGAAAAAAATTGCCCAAGAGATGAACGTTATCGGGCTGATGAACATGCAGTATGCAATCGCCGACGACAATGTTTATGTTCTGGAAGCAAATCCGAGAGCTTCAAGGACTGTGCCGCTCGTATCCAAAGTCTGTAATATTTCCATGGCCCGGATCGCGACCGAAATTATGATGGCTGTCAATGACGGTAAGGAAACATCCGTCAAAAACTTGACTTCCAAGACAGTACCTTATTTTGGAGTCAAGGAAGCAGTCTTTCCGTTTAATATGTTTACCGAAGTTGACCCTGTGCTCGGACCGGAAATGCGTTCAACCGGTGAAGTGCTCGGCCTGGCTGATTCGTTTGGTCTGGCTTACTACAAAGCACAGGAAGCAACCAAGTCCCCGCTGCCGGAATCGGGTACTGTGCTGATCAGCGTCAATGACGACGATAAGCCTGCAGCGCTCGATATAGCCAGGAACTTTACCCAAATCGGCTTTAAAATCATGGCTACGGAAGGGACCCACAAATTCCTACTGGAGAACGGAATCGAAGCCGAAAAAATCAAGAAGCTGTATGAAGGCCGTCCGAACATTGTGGATAGCATCACCAACAAGGAAATCCATCTGGTGATCAATTCGCCGTCCGGCAAACGCAGCAAACATGAGGATGCCTATATCCGCAAAGCGGCGATCAAGTATAAGGTCCCATATATCACCACGATGACCGCTGCCGCGGCAAGCGCCAAAGGCATTGCCGCCTATGGCGCGAATGGCGCATCTGGAATTACCTTAAAGTCCCTGCAGGAATATCATGCTGAGATTAAAAGATTCTAA
- a CDS encoding response regulator has product MLKILIAEDDLASRKYLYKLLSEYGECDLVVDGLEAIDAYLMSLKEESPYELICLDVMMPKVDGVRALKAIRDLEIQKGVLREKQAKIIMTTVLAESDFVQKAFEYGCDAYASKPIDSVKFLEVMEKLGVVKNTK; this is encoded by the coding sequence ATGTTAAAGATACTCATAGCTGAAGACGATTTAGCCAGCAGAAAATATTTGTACAAATTATTATCAGAATATGGTGAGTGCGATCTGGTTGTTGACGGACTGGAAGCGATCGATGCTTATTTGATGTCGCTTAAGGAAGAGAGCCCTTATGAGCTGATCTGTCTCGATGTCATGATGCCGAAAGTTGATGGAGTCAGGGCGTTAAAGGCTATTCGTGATCTGGAAATACAAAAAGGGGTTCTGCGTGAAAAACAAGCCAAGATCATTATGACGACCGTTCTGGCTGAATCGGATTTTGTGCAAAAGGCCTTTGAATATGGGTGTGACGCGTATGCATCCAAACCCATTGATTCCGTCAAATTTCTGGAGGTCATGGAAAAGCTCGGAGTGGTGAAGAATACGAAATAG